One part of the Torulaspora delbrueckii CBS 1146 chromosome 8, complete genome genome encodes these proteins:
- the DCK1 gene encoding guanine nucleotide exchange factor DCK1 (similar to Saccharomyces cerevisiae YLR422W; ancestral locus Anc_4.296), translated as MIEADESGWKPTDRVTRGIVVKSYLPLKRHPELRTHDDHFFNLYVGDEVYVFEESKDRKWFRGYLCWTPLPEAYVSGMVSVDDQFPHLRNRLVVIPRKFVHLNLNRHVVENPFVRLPALADFHSVISESCTSPSLYDSLAMGEDSNETQAVTTSKPPRPSFPYYRYEDRPFAEELAPILGLLSSHIYGVYSSGDFALFEKLTNAFYELDAIRSRLQFSLLTSYELIKVRRLASALLASIGKLIASKHKSFAGATSFNQVTEDPSGAEGIFGRNVETGELLSYEEDNLQSLVLNSMLHGLLKDFPAASCNLLRSKPSANDLFEPTESHILVDVNDVKSDASIGNPMLNNISASMYLCSKNERLTEPFTVNMDSDQISSLNSISAALFKNIPAGQIKRCNTYLAVVLTEKVPVTVGSIQSEYTSPPDSPFQPFEKTKEGRISSIRRGIAAGAVDITRVFARYNESNTDLSQAFKFKVHLFGSYLSKTASMQSKSGADIWDNESVGWGELIDRILTNSHKGVAINPRATSLEVNIKEIRSSDAGNSVQTSVGAIKSVPTYFYDILSGSSERIYLSLGKVSLLGNLQTNVESITIKLSCSNDRIRFSSSANENLQNTWKMVSVRPGESIGDTIRINGLKHMRENETINVAAYLNGFLMGKLTFYIRKGGQIMSFKKYTNVQLLNSVKEPLVNLELATEYVGKKYNLDSVLKEFLELPYTDSSAWDAMSTKHCIGILIGLTKVSVDQLQKFFRELLLTYLHCFDIFENKHPDRFSDEIRRQLFVTFVDSIDKLMARSDRLRRSFNVFYEESSRSLKELPHVGSIILQHMSDLFGNCSKEWGKVGGAVSRTSLYLIMISVISSKGSPDEWRLSFQLFFSQVCQFLASTSEPVAKDQILVLQTYDMWLGAINRLYDSEMLVQFSLGLLQSCRNKEENREYATKGLSPMDARYLNTKLSLLRRILAHKDLHDYLFDFGESKMVRLAFLSKCIDWALLPYTYTPLHISSIRLGNGVLISLIENAKDRKLRRNLIRLLPTLCRAFILTRKYCKENNLFKPKITFTELFPRSIPCSIYPMDSLIRSEVLVEVLVELITIICELTKAGEAIYGARDISFVDILSECEGDKEFHTDFCLKQITNNHVTTLYHMVKIVARGQFFPANKWLGVSAMFNRSFMTLVRMYRDYMIQQNLPNGSGELDIKLWTAYLKAIFTLANNKLTYLIKLGIIARKGVYRIMGNVKERAADLLNSSWDALACQKYEVDCGTRFGIEKIGPYQMQILEDNVGLMQEIFLFAFHRHIECIKVSCRLLWCSAITCWSTYGNLQPLLNIAIPELYNAYQTGRLYLTDYDLQRFKICTLYTVHIARDDPIYQLVLALMEELFAFLHTVANAYKISDQEEFDDDRTAVHMEMFTYLLNADRPELFHKMIYDLFIHFLRKKDHVQAALSLELLANTYDWNTNNALASISYPPLPEQSSFERKEYLYKESAKNFAKGLKLEKALSIYKDLIAAYDQINYDLSGLAYVYGEMSNIYTSLQTVDRLVPTYFKVSFTGLGFPSSLRNKRFIFEGLPFEHITSMHDRLLRVYHGTTIVQSQERMDELFINSSVGRFIHVSSVEPQFELSEHFQRNADKNHFLNNKTWMYIENRNLRTFSNSRRLPGATGVTDLWVNEMTYRTTSTFPTLMNRSEIIEVTQRKLSPLQNALRSLRIKVQELNGLENMCWKVIKEHGDRSEIFGELSRNMTGTIDAPVNGGITQYREFLNPDMASDFEDGDLQTLTAAFADLATILARCLILHRELLPSEKLKESHNMLIVLFKKNFELEIIENNISLEGVNSSAPIRFGSFLHGNPMHSSRNQLQLTLQQSFNRLNETQAASVDSRESSHSRTDTMDTTPAKASPSRHGLFPTESGTSIGTRATSKNSFKFTLSGITSRSNNQ; from the coding sequence ATGATAGAGGCTGATGAGAGCGGCTGGAAGCCGACTGATCGTGTGACACGCGGGATTGTAGTGAAGTCGTACCTTCCTCTGAAGAGACATCCCGAGCTGCGGACTCACGAtgaccatttcttcaatctgtATGTGGGAGATGAAGTTTACGTTTTCGAAGAGTCGAAGGATAGGAAATGGTTTCGTGGTTACCTTTGCTGGACCCCATTGCCCGAGGCATATGTGTCTGGTATGGTTTCTGTGGATGATCAATTCCCACATTTAAGAAACAGACTTGTGGTGATCCCCAGAAAATTCGTGCACTTAAATTTAAACCGTCATGTGGTCGAGAACCCATTTGTGAGGTTGCCTGCACTTGCTGATTTCCATTCTGTGATCAGCGAAAGCTGTACTTCGCCATCACTCTACGATAGTCTGGCCATGGGAGAGGATTCAAACGAGACACAGGCGGTTACTACGTCCAAACCACCAAGACCTTCGTTTCCGTACTATAGGTATGAGGATAGGCCATTTGCCGAGGAGCTTGCACCTATCCTTGGGCTGTTGTCTTCACATATTTATGGAGTTTATTCTTCAGGCGATTTTGCCctgtttgaaaaattgacCAACGCATTTTATGAATTAGATGCTATCCGCTCCAGGCTTCAGTTCAGCCTTTTGACTTCATATGAGCTGATCAAAGTGCGCAGATTGGCTAGCGCACTTTTGGCCAGCATAGGTAAATTGATTGCATCCAAGCACAAAAGTTTTGCTGGAGCAACGTCGTTCAATCAGGTCACGGAGGATCCTTCGGGTGCTGAAGGTATATTCGGCCGGAATGTCGAGACGGGGGAACTATTGTCATACGAAGAGGATAATTTACAGTCACTAGTGCTCAACTCTATGCTGCATGGGCTATTGAAGGATTTCCCTGCCGCCAGCTGTAATCTGCTTCGAAGTAAACCATCGGCTAACGACCTTTTCGAACCGACCGAGTCACACATCCTGGTCGATGTTAATGATGTCAAGAGTGATGCAAGTATAGGAAACCCAATGCTTAATAACATCAGTGCCTCTATGTATCTTTGCTCGAAAAACGAGAGACTCACCGAACCTTTCACAGTGAATATGGATTCTGATCAAATCAGCTCGTTGAATAGCATCTCAGCAgctcttttcaagaacatcCCTGCAGGACAGATTAAAAGATGCAACACTTATTTGGCTGTCGTGTTAACCGAAAAAGTTCCTGTCACTGTTGGCAGTATCCAATCAGAGTATACATCTCCTCCGGATTCACCCTTCCAACCTTTTGagaaaaccaaagaaggaagaattaGTTCAATAAGGCGTGGGATTGCTGCAGGGGCAGTTGATATTACTAGAGTTTTTGCACGTTACAACGAATCTAATACAGACCTTTctcaagctttcaaattcaaagttCACCTGTTTGGGTCTTATTTGAGCAAAACGGCTAGCATGCAGAGTAAATCTGGAGCAGACATTTGGGATAACGAAAGTGTGGGATGGGGTGAATTGATTGATAGGATTTTAACCAATTCCCATAAGGGAGTGGCGATCAATCCGAGAGCTACTTCTTTGGAAGTCAACATCAAGGAAATAAGGTCGTCGGATGCGGGCAATTCGGTGCAGACCTCTGTCGGTGCAATTAAATCTGTGCCAACTTATTTCTACGATATACTCTCAGGAAGCTCGGAAAGAATATATCTCTCGTTGGGGAAAGTCTCCCTGCTGGGTAATCTACAAACAAATGTCGAAAGTATCACAATAAAACTTTCGTGTAGCAACGATCGAATCAGATTCAGCAGCAGCGCTAATGAAAATCTTCAGAACACATGGAAAATGGTTTCCGTACGGCCAGGCGAATCAATTGGCGATACTATAAGAATAAACGGTCTGAAACATATGAGGGAGAATGAGACTATCAATGTTGCAGCATATTTGAATGGGTTCCTAATGGGCAAGCTTACTTTTTACATCAGGAAGGGAGGCCAAATCATGAGTTTCAAGAAGTACACAAATGTTCAGCTCTTAAACTCGGTGAAAGAGCCTCTTGTGAATCTCGAACTAGCCACAGAATACGTTGGGAAGAAGTATAACTTGGATTCCGTCCTTAAAGAATTCCTTGAACTTCCCTATACAGATAGCAGTGCCTGGGATGCAATGTCCACCAAGCACTGTATAGGTATATTGATAGGATTGACCAAAGTCAGTGTCGATCAATTGCAGAAGTTTTTTCGCGAGCTTTTATTAACCTATTTGCATTGTTTTGACATTTTCGAAAATAAGCATCCAGATAGATTTTCAGATGAAATACGCCGGCAGTTATTTGTTACCTTCGTGGATTCCATCGACAAGCTGATGGCCCGAAGCGACCGGCTGAGACGCTCATTCAATGTTTTTTACGAAGagtcttcaagaagcttGAAAGAACTGCCTCATGTTGGATCAATCATTTTGCAGCATATGAGCGATCTATTTGGCAATTGCTCTAAAGAGTGGGGTAAAGTTGGAGGCGCAGTGTCGCGAACCAGTTTGTACTTGATCATGATATCCGTtatatcttcaaaaggaTCACCAGACGAATGGAGACTTTCTTTCCAGTTATTCTTCAGCCAAGTGTGCCAGTTTCTTGCAAGTACATCTGAGCCAGTAGCTAAAGACCAGATATTGGTGTTACAGACCTACGATATGTGGCTGGGGGCCATAAACAGGCTTTACGACTCTGAGATGTTGGTTCAATTTTCCTTAGGACTGCTTCAAAGTTGCCGCAATAAGGAGGAAAATCGAGAATATGCGACAAAAGGTTTATCGCCAATGGACGCACGATATTTGAATACGAAGTTGTCATTACTTCGTAGGATTCTTGCGCATAAAGACTTACATGATTATCTGTTTGATTTCGGAGAGAGTAAAATGGTTAGACTAGCCTTTTTGTCTAAATGTATCGACTGGGCATTGCTACCATATACCTATACTCCGTTACACATCTCCTCCATTCGGTTAGGCAATGGCGTACTTATCTCTCTCATTGAGAATGCTAAGGACCGGAAGCTAAGAAGGAACCTTATCCGGCTCTTGCCCACACTCTGCAGAGCGTTCATCTTGACAAGAAAGTATTGTAAAGAAAACAATCTGTTCAAGCCCAAAATTACGTTCACTGAATTATTTCCCCGCAGCATTCCCTGTTCGATCTACCCGAtggattctttgattcGCTCGGAAGTGCTCGTTGAAGTGCTGGTAGAATTGATCACCATCATTTGTGAGCTTACCAAAGCAGGCGAAGCAATATACGGTGCACGGGATATTTCATTCGTTGATATTCTTTCCGAGTGCGAAGGTGACAAAGAGTTTCACACCGATTTCTGCTTGAAGCAAATAACGAATAATCACGTCACCACCTTATATCATATGGTTAAGATTGTGGCCAGGGGGCAATTTTTCCCAGCGAACAAATGGCTTGGTGTATCTGCGATGTTCAACAGGAGCTTTATGACTTTAGTGCGGATGTACCGAGATTATATGATACAACAAAATCTACCGAATGGCAGCGGAGAACTTGATATCAAGTTATGGACCGCTTACCTGAAAGCGATTTTCACCCTAGCTAATAACAAGCTGACTTACCTGATAAAACTTGGCATCATTGCGAGGAAAGGGGTGTACCGCATCATGGGAAACGTGAAAGAGCGGGCGGCCGACCTTCTCAACAGCAGTTGGGATGCACTTGCATGTCAAAAGTATGAAGTGGATTGCGGGACGAGGTTTGGTATCGAGAAAATTGGCCCATACCAAATGCAGATCCTTGAAGACAATGTAGGTTTGATGCAAGAAATTTTCCTTTTTGCTTTCCACAGGCACATTGAGTGCATCAAGGTCAGCTGCAGACTATTATGGTGCTCGGCTATTACGTGCTGGTCGACGTATGGAAACTTGCAGCCTTTACTCAATATAGCCATTCCCGAGCTTTACAATGCATATCAGACAGGGAGGCTCTATCTGACGGATTATGATTTACAAAGATTCAAGATTTGTACCTTGTACACAGTCCATATTGCAAGGGATGATCCCATTTATCAACTCGTCCTTGCCCTTATGGAAGAGCTTTTCGCATTTCTACACACTGTTGCAAATGCGTATAAGATATCTGACCAAGAggaatttgatgatgatagaACAGCTGTACATATGGAAATGTTCACGTATCTATTGAATGCCGATAGACCTGAACTATTTCACAAGATGATCTACGATCTGTTTATTCATTTcttgaggaagaaagatcaCGTTCAAGCGGCTTTATCCTTGGAACTCTTGGCGAATACCTATGACTGGAATACGAACAACGCCTTAGCCTCAATTAGTTATCCACCCCTTCCTGAacaatcttcttttgaaagaaaggaGTACCTTTACAAAGAATCTGCGAAAAACTTTGCCAAAGGTTTGAAGCTAGAAAAAGCACTGTCGATCTATAAGGATTTAATTGCTGCATATGACCAGATCAACTACGATTTGAGTGGTCTGGCATATGTTTATGGTGAAATGTCCAACATTTACACAAGCCTCCAGACAGTTGATAGGCTCGTCCCCACATacttcaaagtttcatttACAGGTCTGGGATTCCCAAGCTCTTTGAGGAACAAGAGGTTTATCTTTGAGGGTTTGCCCTTTGAGCACATAACGTCAATGCACGATAGGCTACTAAGAGTTTACCATGGGACGACAATTGTTCAATCACAAGAGCGTATGGATGAGTTGTTCATAAACTCTTCAGTTGGAAGATTCATTCATGTTAGCAGCGTGGAGCCCCAGTTCGAGCTATCAGAGCATTTCCAGAGGAATGCAGACAAGAATCATTTCCTGAATAACAAAACCTGGATGTACATTGAAAACAGAAATTTGAGGACATTTAGCAATTCAAGGAGATTACCTGGTGCCACGGGTGTAACTGATTTATGGGTCAACGAAATGACGTATCGTACCACGTCCACTTTCCCTACTTTAATGAACCGGTCAGAAATCATAGAGGTCACTCAGCGTAAACTTTCACCTTTACAGAATGCGTTGAGGTCGTTGCGGATCAAGgttcaagaattgaacGGACTGGAGAACATGTGCTGGAAAGTAATCAAAGAGCACGGTGACCGCTCCGAAATCTTCGGCGAACTATCGAGGAATATGACGGGCACCATCGATGCTCCCGTTAACGGTGGAATAACGCAATACAGAGAGTTTTTGAACCCCGATATGGcttcagattttgaagacgGAGATTTGCAAACCCTGACAGCAGCATTTGCAGACCTGGCAACGATCCTAGCCAGATGTCTAATACTACATCGCGAACTTCTTCCTTCGGAAAAACTCAAAGAGTCTCACAACATGCTCATCGTCTtattcaagaagaattttgaacttgaaatcATAGAGAACAATATCAGTCTAGAAGGTGTCAACAGCTCTGCTCCAATAAGGTTCGGCTCTTTCTTACACGGCAATCCAATgcattcatcaagaaatcaactgCAATTAACCTTGCAACAAAGTTTCAACAGACTCAACGAAACCCAAGCGGCATCGGTAGACTCCCGAGAGTCCTCCCATTCCAGAACAGATACCATGGACACTACTCCTGCTAAGGCCAGCCCCAGCCGTCATGGATTATTCCCAACAGAGAGTGGCACAAGCATCGGAACCAGGGCCACCTCCAAAAACTCCTTCAAATTCACACTGTCGGGCATTACTAGCAGATCCAACAATCAATAA
- the TDEL0H01370 gene encoding CinA family protein codes for MVAFPPLEAVELVTEISVILKRRGETIAVCEAACGGLISSYLVSVPGASEWFYGGTMVYSLKSRLKLSGWDSQDIDSYTGPSTNVALRLARNLRLELGATWTLSETGYASQSPLAVANDPEAANKTGTVYFGISGPDRDLSKVYATGSTERCQNMQAFALQGLQFLLRELRRGEESTKTQHGQ; via the coding sequence ATGGTTGCATTTCCACCGCTAGAGGCTGTTGAGCTGGTGACAGAAATCTCAGTGATTTTGAAGCGCAGAGGAGAAACCATAGCGGTGTGTGAAGCCGCGTGTGGAGGATTGATATCTAGTTACTTGGTTTCAGTGCCAGGAGCGTCCGAATGGTTCTATGGAGGGACCATGGTTTACAGTTTGAAGTCTAGACTGAAATTGAGTGGGTGGGATTCGCAGGATATTGATAGTTACACCGGTCCCAGTACTAATGTAGCGCTAAGATTAGCGCGGAACTTGAGACTCGAATTGGGTGCTACGTGGACTCTGAGTGAAACCGGGTATGCTTCACAGTCACCTCTGGCGGTAGCAAATGATCCTGAGGCTGCAAATAAGACAGGAACCGTGTATTTTGGTATTTCTGGTCCCGATAGAGACCTTTCGAAAGTTTACGCGACAGGAAGTACAGAGAGGTGTCAGAACATGCAGGCTTTTGCCCTTCAAGGGTTGCAATTCCTGCTGAGAGAGCTTCGGAGGGGTGAGGAGTCGACGAAGACTCAACATGGCCAGTAA
- the RPN13 gene encoding proteasome regulatory particle lid subunit RPN13 (similar to Saccharomyces cerevisiae RPN13 (YLR421C); ancestral locus Anc_4.295), whose translation MSGEVLKIRAGVCDYDEETKVCTPVPCQGEIVVKPNEEEEAMGFWDFEWRPLEKPVGRELEAIPLILIPGETLWVPVKSCKNGRIFALVFSSNQRYMFWLQEKNSGSLGLNELSEKDQKLYDKMINILNVDDDDVEMKDA comes from the coding sequence ATGAGTGGTGAAGTTCTGAAAATTCGCGCTGGAGTGTGTGattacgatgaagagaccaAGGTTTGTACACCTGTGCCCTGTCAAGGTGAAATAGTGGTGAAACcaaatgaagaagaagaagccatgGGGTTTTGGGATTTCGAATGGCGTCCTTTGGAGAAACCTGTCGGACGAGAGCTTGAAGCGATtcctttgattttgattcCGGGCGAGACTCTGTGGGTACCGGTGAAATCTTGTAAGAACGGCAGGATATTCGCACTAGTGTTCTCATCTAATCAACGGTATATGTTTTGGCTGCAAGAGAAGAACTCTGGATCGCTGGGGTTGAACGAATTGAGTGAAAAGGATCAAAAGTTGTACGATAAGATGATTAACATACTCAATGTAGATGATGACGACGTCGAGATGAAGGATGCTTGA
- the URA4 gene encoding dihydroorotase (similar to Saccharomyces cerevisiae URA4 (YLR420W); ancestral locus Anc_4.294), whose protein sequence is MASELNLGVTCDMHVHLREGSMMELVAPTVREGGVSVAYVMPNLQPPVTTIDRVVEYKKKIQGLAPQTTFLMSFYLSKELTPELIHEAASRKAIRGVKCYPAGVTTNSAAGVDPNDFSAFYPVFEAMEKENLVLNLHGEKPSVNDGKQAEDIHVLNAEESFLPALKKLHSDFPNLKIILEHCTTEAAIKAIEDINKDVKDSKDIKVAATITAHHLYLTIDDWAGNPINFCKPVAKLPKDKRALVSAAISGKPYFFFGSDSAPHPLESKSRHMGVCAGVFSQSLAIPYLAQIFEEQQSLDKLKGFVTDFPTQFYQVPHSDLKSLDEAVVYKQKQVVPPTISDKQGLLVAPFLAGSKLNWSVKWIAK, encoded by the coding sequence ATGGCGTCTGAATTGAATTTGGGAGTAACATGCGATATGCATGTTCACCTTAGAGAAGGCTCTATGATGGAATTGGTGGCTCCTACTGTGAGAGAAGGAGGGGTCTCTGTTGCCTATGTGATGCCCAATTTACAACCCCCAGTCACCACAATTGACCGTGTGGTTGaatacaagaagaaaattcaaggaTTGGCACCCCAAACAACTTTTCTAATGAGTTTTTACCtttcgaaagaattgaCTCCTGAACTGATCCATGAAGCTGCCTCTCGCAAGGCTATCAGAGGTGTCAAGTGCTATCCAGCGGGTGTCACTACCAATTCAGCTGCAGGTGTTGATCCAAACGATTTTAGTGCTTTCTACCCAGTGTTTGAAGCCATGGAAAAAGAGAATTTAGTGCTTAACCTTCATGGTGAAAAACCTTCGGTCAATGACGGCAAACAGGCAGAAGATATACATGTCTTAAATGCAGAGGAATCCTTTTTGcctgctttgaaaaaacttCACTCTGATTTCcccaatttgaagatcattcTTGAACATTGTACCACCGAGGCCGCCATCAAGGCGATTGAAGACATCAACAAAGACGTAAAGGATTCAAAGGACATTAAAGTCGCTGCTACTATCACAGCACACCATCTGTACTTGACAATCGACGACTGGGCCGGCAACCCTATCAATTTCTGCAAGCCTGTAGCCAAATTACCAAAAGATAAAAGAGCATTAGTGAGCGCAGCCATTTCGGGCAAACCttacttcttctttggttcaGACTCTGCTCCTCATCCGCTAGAGAGCAAATCAAGACACATGGGAGTTTGTGCTGGTGTGTTTTCCCAGTCTCTAGCGATTCCATACCTTGcccaaatttttgaagaacaacagtCTCttgacaaattgaaggGTTTTGTCACTGATTTCCCAACTCAATTCTACCAAGTACCACATAGTGACCTCAAGTCTCTTGATGAGGCAGTGGTCTACAAGCAGAAACAAGTAGTGCCCCCCACCATTTCAGACAAGCAAGGTTTACTAGTAGCTCCCTTCCTCGCTGGATCAAAACTTAACTGGAGTGTCAAATGGATTGCAAAATAA
- the DPH2 gene encoding 2-(3-amino-3-carboxypropyl)histidine synthase (similar to Saccharomyces cerevisiae DPH2 (YKL191W); ancestral locus Anc_4.293), giving the protein MSSEEIATASVAPALSTAQNEDTFGLQKYDSVAIERACYLGPHAASDERNSVGNYHAVDEIVDFLKQNEKYRNITLQFPDSLIQDSSIVVQLLQEKLNMDSGTVKRRFWALADTAYSACCVDEVAAEHAKGDLVIHFGDACFKAVQSLPVVYSLGRPYLDLEEVAKKFSGIFDDKCRKICLLADAPHTYILSSLYEKLEEEGYENLIYGVVDEILVADTSVILQQKNDDNHSAKRIGNLGNRVLMTNKRDSKALEEDIIREEFALFHITIPQDPHLLFLVTKFESVILYDPKDNTITEGPYPSLMKRYKNMHVARTAGCIGILVNTLSLRNTKEMINTLVKLIRDNGKKHYLFVVGKPNVAKLANFEPVDIWCILGCGQAGIILDQYNEFYKPIITPYELTMALKEEVTWTGQWVVDFEKVLNEIAVNETEPCEERNESDEPEFDAVTGKYVSTSRPLRHIQHLEIEGPKETESRSLIQKVNGGVIIKGTVSTAAASIQNREWTGLGSDFTAQDDYEEEGATVQEGISGVASSYEFDKLNSRNQS; this is encoded by the coding sequence ATGTctagtgaagaaattgccaCAGCTTCGGTGGCACCAGCATTGTCAACAGCACAAAACGAGGATACTTTTGGGCTTCAAAAATATGATTCGGTCGCTATTGAGAGGGCTTGTTATCTAGGTCCACACGCTGCAAGTGATGAAAGGAATTCTGTAGGGAATTATCATGCCGTGGACGAGATAGTGGACTTTTTAAAGCAAAATGAAAAGTATCGTAATATCACATTGCAATTTCCAGACTCTTTGATTCAGGATTCAAGTATTGTCGTTCAGCTTCTGCAAGAAAAGTTAAACATGGACTCTGGAACTGTGAAGAGAAGGTTCTGGGCACTGGCAGACACTGCATATAGTGCCTGCTGTGTGGATGAAGTGGCTGCCGAGCACGCCAAGGGGGATTTAGTTATCCATTTTGGTGATGCTTGTTTCAAGGCCGTGCAGTCATTACCAGTGGTTTATTCTCTTGGTAGACCATATCTGGATTTAGAGGAGGTGGCAAAGAAGTTCAGTGGTATTTTTGACGACAAATGCCGAAAGATATGCTTACTAGCCGATGCGCCTCACACATATATTTTGAGTTCTCTGTATGAAAagctggaagaagaaggctaTGAGAATTTGATCTACGGAGTcgttgatgaaattttggttGCTGATACCTCAGTTATCCTACAACAAAAGAATGACGACAATCACTCGGCAAAGCGAATAGGCAATTTAGGTAATAGAGTGCTCATGACAAACAAAAGAGATAGCAAAGctctggaagaagatatcaTAAGGGAAGAATTTGCTCTTTTCCATATAACCATACCGCAGGACCCACATCTACTGTTTTTGGTGACCAAGTTCGAGAGCGTCATATTATATGATCCAAAAGACAATACGATAACGGAAGGACCATATCCTTCACTAATGAAAAGATACAAGAATATGCATGTAGCAAGAACTGCCGGTTGTATCGGCATACTAGTCAACACGCTTTCATTGAGAAACACAAAGGAGATGATCAATACTTTGGTAAAATTGATCAGAGATAACGGTAAGAAACACTACTTGTTCGTTGTCGGTAAACCCAATGTCGCAAAGCTGGCTAACTTTGAACCTGTTGACATCTGGTGTATACTTGGCTGCGGTCAAGCTGGTataattcttgatcagtATAACGAATTTTACAAGCCAATCATTACACCATATGAACTGACAATGGCCCtcaaggaagaagttactTGGACCGGCCAATGGGTTGTggattttgaaaaagtcCTTAATGAGATTGCCGTGAATGAAACTGAGCCTTGTGAGGAAAGAAATGAATCTGATGAGCCTGAATTCGATGCGGTAACGGGAAAATATGTCAGTACGTCGAGACCTCTTAGACATATCCAGCACTTGGAAATAGAAGGGCCAAAGGAAACAGAATCACGCtctttgattcaaaaagtCAATGGAGGAGTCATTATTAAAGGTACTGTCTCTACAGCAGCAGCCTCCATCCAAAATCGTGAATGGACCGGTCTTGGCAGTGATTTCACAGCTCAAGACGAttacgaagaagagggAGCCACTGTACAAGAGGGGATTTCGGGAGTCGCTTCAAGTTACGAGTTCGATAAACTAAATTCCAGAAATCAAAGCTAA
- the CNB1 gene encoding calcineurin regulatory subunit B (similar to Saccharomyces cerevisiae CNB1 (YKL190W); ancestral locus Anc_4.292), with product MGVASSKVIDNLLEDTNFDGDEIERLRKRFMKLDRDSSGSIDKNEFMMIPGVSSNPLAGRIMEVFDADNNGSVDFQEFISGLSIFSGRGSKDEKLKFAFKIYDIDKDGYISNGELFIVLKIMVGNNLDDEQLQQVVDRTIVENDSDGDGHLSFEEFKNAIETTEVAKSLTLQYDV from the exons ATGGGTGTTGCTTCTTCTAAAGTCATTGACAACCTTCTGGAGGATACAAATT TCGATGgagatgagattgaaagaTTGAGGAAACGTTTTATGAAACTCGATAGGGACAGTTCTggttcaattgataaaaATGAGTTTATGATGATTCCTGGGGTATCATCTAATCCTCTAGCCGGGCGAATAATGGAAGTTTTCGATGCCGATAATAATGGTAGTGTTGATTTCCAGGAATTCATATCTGGTCTGTCTATATTCAGTGGTCGGGGAAGCAAAGATGAGAAATTAAAGTTTGCCTTTAAGATATATGACATAGACAAGGATGGATATATATCAAACGGTGAACTGTTCATTGTGCTTAAAATAATGGTTGGGAACAACTTGGATGATGAACAACTGCAACAGGTTGTGGACAGAACCATTGTGGAAAATGATAGTGATGGTGATGGACATTTGAGCTTCGAAGAATTTAAGAACGCCATTGAGACAACCGAAGTGGCCAAAAGTTTGACACTTCAGTATGATGTATGA